One genomic segment of Myxocyprinus asiaticus isolate MX2 ecotype Aquarium Trade chromosome 14, UBuf_Myxa_2, whole genome shotgun sequence includes these proteins:
- the LOC127451691 gene encoding G1/S-specific cyclin-D2-like → MSVSLWCKEEEDQDRTQCRESSVRAPWDPSASGLRVIQRLLQSEERYLPSPLYISLIQREPQHREELAKLTMEVCCECDCNESVFPLAVSLLDRYLSATLSMPVSPSCLAAACILVASKLSESDTVSADTLCAAVEYDFLSSNIREMERVVLATLRWDVAAVTPQDFIPHFLRILGELKDSDTNTGDFLSTLRRHSDTLVAMCVCDSRFLGTPPSLVAAAALNSALRGLRAKSAGELSVMTSALATFCQTDVAVLQCCTDLIEGALRQRLRNGAQEEKDANIEDERVSTPTDLREIDF, encoded by the exons atgtctgtgtctctgtggtgtaAAGAGGAGGAGGACCAGGACAGGACTCAGTGTCGGGAATCTTCGGTCAGAGCCCCCTGGGACCCAAGCGCCTCTGGATTGAGGGTTATTCAGAGACTTCTACAGTCGGAGGAAAGGTACCTGCCCTCCCCACTCTACATCTCCCTCATCCAGAGAGAACCTCAGCACAGAGAGGAGCTCGCTAAGTTGACCATGGAG GTTTGCTGTGAATGTGACTGCAATGAGTCTGTATTCCCCCTGGCTGTCTCCCTGTTGGATCGATATCTGTCAGCCACTCTATCTATGCCTGTCTCTCCATCCTGTCTGGCTGCAGCTTGTATCCTGGTGGCTTCCAAACTGTCAGAAAGTGATACAGTTAGTGCAGATACCCTCTGTGCAGCAGTAGAGTATGACTTCCTATCCTCAAACATTCGG GAAATGGAACGTGTTGTCCTGGCGACCCTGCGATGGGATGTGGCAGCAGTGACCCCTCAAGACTTTATACCACACTTCCTTCGCATTCTCGGGGAACTGAAGGATAGTGACACAAACACAGGAGACTTTCTCTCAACACTGAGACGTCATAGTGACACACTTgttgccatgtgtgtgtgtgactctcGTTTTCTGGGAACACCTCCTTCACTGGTTGCTGCAGCTGCACTAAACTCAGCCCTTCGGGGTTTAAGGGCCAAGAGTGCAGGAGAACTGAGTGTCATGACTTCTGCCCTGGCCACATTCTGTCAGACTGATGTG GCTGTGCTACAGTGCTGCACTGATCTGATTGAGGGAGCTCTCAGGCAGAGATTGAGAAATGGAGCACAAGAAGAGAAAGATGCTAATATTGAAGATGAAAGAGTCAGCACTCCTACAGACCTAAGAGAAATAGACTTTTAA
- the nucb1 gene encoding nucleobindin-1: MTGGFKGLLLLSLCLVVWTVPIDRNADTIHEEKAEENVDTGLYYDRYLREVIEVLETDPHFREKLQTANTEDIKNGRLSKELDLVGHHVRTRLDELKRQEVSRLRMLLKAKLDSTNAQSVQMDHASLLKQFEHLDAHNQNTFEAKDLELLIATATKDLENYDAERHEEFKRYEMLKEHERREYLKSLDQEKREKEERRIEELKEKHRQHPKVNAPGSVDQLREVWEETDGLDPQEFNPKTFFKLHDTNGDGLLDEQELEALFTKELEKVYDPKNEEDDMMEMEEERLRMREHVMQNVDINRDRLVSLEEFLKSTEKREFNNPKEWETLDDTKPVYTEEELQRFEAELQDKEVELGRRAETLRQEQELLKERSKALEAQKIEYQQAVMEMSQKQKEQQAVNRQPPSRPNGELLFQQEIQKLTNEDSPVVKVPVDQNGDVQNKLPAEPPQNLPQHTS, encoded by the exons ATGACAGGGGGGTTTAAAGGGCTGCTGCTGCTCTCTCTGTGTCTGGTGGTGTGGACAGTCCCAATAGATCGCAACGCAGACACCATTCATGAGGAAAAAGCAGAAGAGAATGTG GACACTGGTCTGTACTATGATCGCTACCTGAGGGAGGTGATTGAGGTGTTGGAAACAGACCCTCACTTTAGAGAAAAACTCCAGACAGCCAACACTGAGGATATCAAG AATGGGCGCCTCAGTAAGGAGCTGGATTTGGTGGGACACCATGTGAGGACCCGACTGGATGAACTAAAGAGACAGGAGGTGTCACGCCTCAGGATGCTGCTTAAGGCTAAATTGGACAGCACCAATGcacaga GTGTTCAGATGGATCATGCCTCTTTGTTGAAGCAGTTTGAACATCTGGATGCTCACAATCAGAACACTTTTGAGGCCAAAGACCTAGAGCTTCTTATTGCCACG GCCACTAAAGACCTAGAGAATTACGATGCAGAGCGTCATGAAGAGTTTAAGCGGTATGAGATGCTGAAGGAACACGAGCGGAGGGAGTACCTGAAAAGTTTGGACCAGGAGAAGAGAGAAAAGGAGGAGAGGAGAATTGAGGAGCTTAAAGAAAAACACCGGCAACATCCTAAAGTTAATGCTCCG GGTAGTGTGGATCAGTTACGTGAGGTTTGGGAGGAGACAGATGGGTTGGATCCACAGGAGTTTAATCCCAAGACTTTCTTTAAGCTGCAcg ACACAAATGGCGATGGTCTGTTGGATGAGCAAGAGCTGGAGGCCCTCTTCACAAAAGAG CTGGAAAAGGTGTATGATCCAAAGAATGAAGAGGATGACATGATGGAAATGGAGGAAGAGAGGCTGAGAATGCGAGAACATGTCATGCAAAAC GTTGATATCAATCGTGATAGGCTGGTCAGCCTGGAAGAGTTCCTCAAATCAACGGAGAAGAGAGAGTTTAACAACCCAAAGGAATGGGAG ACACTAGATGACACAAAGCCAGTGTACACAGAAGAGGAGCTGCAGCGCTTTGAGGCAGAACTTCAGGATAAGGAGGTGGAGCTTGGGAGAAGGGCAGAGACACTAAGACAGGAACAGGAACTTCTCAAAGAGAGAAGCAAAGCTCTGGAGGCTCAGAAAATAGAATATCAGCAG GCAGTAATGGAGATGTCACAAAAACAAAAGGAGCAACAGGCAGTTAACAGACAACCTCCCTCTAGGCCTAATGGTGAACTTCTGTTTCAACAAGAGATCCAGAAACTAACAAATGAAGACAGTCCAG TGGTTAAAGTCCCTGTTGATCAGAATGGTGATGTTCAGAATAAGCTGCCAGCTGAGCCACCACAGAATCTGCCTCAGCACACTTCCTAA